Proteins found in one Pieris napi chromosome 11, ilPieNapi1.2, whole genome shotgun sequence genomic segment:
- the LOC125053554 gene encoding uncharacterized protein LOC125053554, giving the protein MTSELQGHHLGARHKYLNLLSKSIEQEYVSFEDVDISAGDIINIVKIDLASKNRNINYILIVLQCEDMFYVSRALKQCPWLISDSGYENIINPEYLHKVLYPKMTSKAVTKLKKYIKLILKDCQRVEQFYANEENEKEALEWLPHCSPDFIVTNFTKHIDHVDIPLLKRLCEKTIAPLEIYLDSNIVKYKTKIEALQATTFLLKIDLKKYLNLVEKHSKYNFKFNSNRTKYILKQDASRIMNNIEFYYSVIDIKTFLNHLKKEDVKHFLYKLFESKKSKERGFLKFEMLVNFLTAMPEADRLETVKQVFLDKIHLIEDKCPLPKPLRISMNNLYTFMCKCKWHFIYDHYWYRFTSFDFAYPQIIKIISNDTSVEEINSIVETLIIVAANSEKDLTELVEYFCKHYKNGDARIKKSIIVNIFKNSVNLNKNTWEKIKYTFMGDIFDETGDPIYDENFVQLCMELIIIHELIFSGKISEIIQERFKFNSLKKYQNKIPEESKEKIFEVLLNLITKKINSHVELNKKEYLNKVELLDSALDLLNDWNKELCDYPVILNLITDFVKVNEENSWDIDFSKIYNKNKSWRKDLFAVSLKMHPSQSVLLNILKHDPTLLEGYTQIENKVYRKGAPLDQYHKKLKIFWPESISKELVHTYEQQLKSGTANKAVIRALCICMPRDSLIQLLIQYIPQQDVINWATIDEGNLNIQQNLATNMHVARPQPGPEIVLDYAKGDYVPHTLPALYSIFYNLNWSQSQKFIPMLLNRKVSLQKHGIRLAFMKLLPMEVKKILTEVLKENKNFTIRHVAFTLTFKMLCKQNNPARIQHLWPIMDNFLNDLTHEENKAIYDLLFQVENLPRSVQSQFFCKAYMFLKSHMTSKKDYYADMKYSFKNLIIYARENCDQLPPEFLKSILLEYIDELPNKVNNFENSSKIELLSAFILCSDTKESISEKCQSVLIPFLQKCYKHWNDINKDVENKEIDESMYFVRLCFHEFMNTFSKDTRKFISEKNTIVPTEAFEIIKNEFQKCILLDTTYYYYLTLTMLQLNYTFLIIFESCKKDGDDWDKTCSRMLPGLAQAISDHLKDHCNKYFTHVYVLFERVLHTILTQYLKKSMILEFLKHLINCDNFIPLYLVVIKLICYHSDEDIKTIKDLLETISSHSSPEVQMHYYHCRNIQLKSITESMICDRIKQKYDKNMQVDS; this is encoded by the coding sequence ATGACATCAGAACTACAAGGACATCATCTTGGAGCTAGACATAAGTATTTAAACTTACTGTCAAAATCCATTGAACAAGAATATGTCTCTTTTGAAGACGTAGACATTTCTGCCGGTgacattataaatatagtcAAAATTGATTTGGCcagtaaaaatagaaatataaactatatattaattgtattacaaTGTGAAGATATGTTCTATGTTTCGAGAGCTCTCAAGCAATGTCCCTGGTTGATAAGTGACAGTGGTTATGAAAACATCATTAATCCTGAATATCTTCATAAAGTCTTATACCCTAAAATGACTAGCAAGGCAGTTACaaagttaaagaaatatataaaactcatCCTTAAGGATTGTCAAAGAGTAGAACAGTTTTATGCAAatgaagaaaatgaaaaagaaGCACTTGAGTGGTTGCCACACTGCTCTCCGGATTTTATAGTAACAAATTTTACGAAACATATAGATCATGTGGATATCCCTCTGCTAAAGCGTCTATGTGAGAAAACAATAGCACCTctagaaatttatttagacagtaatattgtaaaatataaaacaaaaatagaaGCATTGCAAGCAACCACTTTTCTTCTAAAAattgacttaaaaaaatatctcaacCTTGTTGAGAAGCATTcaaagtataactttaaatttaatagcaatcgcacaaaatatatattgaagcAAGACGCATCAAGAATTATGAATAacattgaattttattattcagttatagatataaaaacatttttgaatcATTTAAAGAAAGAAGATGTTAAACATTTTCTGTATAAGCTTTTTGAGagtaaaaaatctaaagaGAGAGGATTTCTCAAGTTTGAAATGTTAGTAAACTTTCTCACAGCCATGCCGGAAGCTGACCGTTTGGAAACTGTAAAGCAAGTATTTTTGgacaaaatacatttaatagaaGATAAATGTCCTTTACCAAAACCACTTAGAATTTCTATgaacaatttatatacttttatgtgtaaatgtaaatggcattttatttatgaccATTATTGGTACCGTTTCACTTCATTTGATTTTGCTTAtccacaaattataaaaataatttcaaatgatACATCAGTTGAAGAGATAAACTCAATTGTAGAAACATTAATCATTGTCGCTGCCAATTCTGAAAAAGACCTTACTGAATTGGTTGAATATTTTTGCAagcactataaaaatggtgatGCAcgcataaaaaaatctataattgttaatatatttaaaaactctgtaaatttaaataaaaacacatgggagaaaatcaaatatacttttatgGGTGACATTTTTGATGAAACTGGTGACCCAatctatgatgaaaattttgttcAGTTGTGTATggagttaataataatacatgaattaattttctctGGAAAAATATCAGAAATTATTCAAGagagatttaaatttaattccttaaagaAATATCAGAACAAAATACCTGAagaaagtaaagaaaaaatatttgaagttcttttaaatttgattaccAAAAAGATAAATAGCCATGtggaactaaataaaaaagaatatttaaacaaagttGAATTACTTGATAGTGCTTTAGATTTGCTGAATGACTGGAATAAAGAACTTTGTGATTATCCTGTCATACTTAACTTGATTACAGATTTTGTTAAGGTCAATGAAGAAAACTCATGGGATATAGACTTTtccaaaatatacaataaaaacaagtcttggcgtaaagatttatttgctgtttctttaaaaatgcACCCAAGCCAATCAGTACTATTGAATATATTGAAGCATGATCCAACTTTACTAGAAGGCTATACACAGAttgaaaataaagtatacagAAAGGGTGCCCCCTTAGACCAATACCacaaaaaactgaaaatatttTGGCCAGAATCGATATCAAAAGAATTAGTACATACTTATGAACAGCAACTCAAAAGTGGTACCGCTAATAAGGCCGTGATTCGTGCTTTATGTATATGCATGCCAAGAGACAGTCTAATACAACTTCTCATTCAATACATACCACAACAAGATGTCATAAATTGGGCCACTATTGATGAAGGGAACTTAAACATACAACAGAATTTGGCTACGAATATGCATGTAGCTCGTCCCCAACCTGGGCCAGAAATAGTTTTGGATTATGCAAAAGGTGATTATGTTCCACATACTTTACCTGCCCTTTATTCTATCTTTTATAACTTGAATTGGTCACAATCTCAAAAGTTTATTCCTATgcttttaaatagaaaagtctCTCTACAAAAGCATGGAATCCGTTTAGCATTCATGAAGCTTTTACCAATGGAagtcaaaaaaatactaacagAAGTTCTTAAAGAGAATAAAAATTTCACAATTAGGCATGTAGCTTTTACATTGACATTTAAAATGTTGTGTAAACAAAACAACCCAGCGAGAATTCAGCATTTATGGCCTATTATGGATAATTTTTTGAATGATTTAACACATGAAGAAAATAAGGCaatttatgatttattgtttcaAGTCGAAAATCTGCCTCGCTCTGTACAATCACAATTCTTTTGTAAAGCTTATATGTTTCTTAAGAGTCACATGACATCTAAGAAGGACTATTATGCAGATATGAAGTATTCCTTCaagaatttaattatctaCGCCCGTGAAAATTGCGATCAATTACCTccagaatttttaaaaagtatattgttAGAATATATAGATGAGCTTCCAAacaaagttaataattttgaaaacagTTCTAAAATAGAATTACTTTCTGCTTTCATACTCTGTTCAGATACAAAAGAATCAATAAGTGAGAAATGCCAATCAGTTTTAATACCATTTCTACAGAAATGTTATAAGCATTGGAATGACATTAACAAAGATGTAGAAAATAAGGAGATAGATGAATCAATGTATTTTGTAAGGCTTTGCTTTCATGAGTTTATGAACACATTTTCAAAGGATACTAGAAAATTTATatctgaaaaaaatacaattgttCCTACAGAAgcatttgaaattataaaaaatgagtttcaaaaatgtatactACTAGATACTACttactattattacttaacattGACAATGTTACAACTTAactatacttttttaattatttttgaatctTGCAAAAAAGATGGAGATGATTGGGATAAAACTTGTTCTAGAATGTTGCCAGGATTGGCCCAAGCAATCAGTGATCATCTTAAAGACCACTGTAACAAGTATTTCAcacatgtgtatgttttatttgaaagagTGCTACATACTATTCTTACACAATACCTAAAAAAAAGCATGATTTTAGAATttcttaaacatttaataaattgtgaCAACTTTATTCCTTTGTATCTGGTGGTTATTAAGTTGATATGTTACCATTCAGATGAAGATATAAAGACTATTAAAGATTTGCTTGAAACTATTTCTAGTCATTCTTCACCTGAAGTACAAATGCATTATTACCATTGCCGCAACATTCAACTTAAAAGCATTACAGAGTCTATGATATGTGATAGAATAAAGCAGAAATATGATAAGAATATGCAAGTTGattcttaa